In Micromonospora ferruginea, the sequence GCGATCTGCTTGAGCAGCCGACGGGGCAGGGTGCCCCGGATGGCGAAGTGCGCGTGTGGGGCGAGGCGGCGTTGCAGCTCGACGGCGCCGGCGTATTGGACGTTCCAGCCGGCGGCGCGGCGGACGTTCTGCCACCACCGGTCGAGAACCCGGGCGAAGTGAATCGCGTCCAACGCCGCCCGCCGGTAGTCGTAGCCGGCGGGGTCGACCGGGGTGCCGAGGACATCGTCGTGCGGGCCGTGCCGGGTGCCGCATTCACATGGCGCGACGTAGGCGCCCCGGCGCAGGTGGGAGTGCACCGGCCCGTGCGAGTCGAGCGTCAGGGTGACCAGCATCGACGGCCGGTGAGTCTTGCCCGTCCTGCCGGAGTAGGCGCGGCCGACGGTGCGGGGGTCGACGGGCAGCCGGGGCAGGTCGGGCGAGTCTTGGCGCCGGCGGGTGGAGCGCTTGCGGCGGGGTCGCTCGTCGCGTTCCTTCGGGGTGAGTTGGCCGCGCAGGCTGGTTTCGGCGAGGGCTTCGTCCAGCTCAGCAATCGCGGCGTCGATTTCGGCTACCTGGGCGGCCCGCTCGTCGGGGGTCATCGGCTGGTATTGGACGGCTTCGCGTTCGAACTCCAGGTGCGCCCGGACACGGACCAGGGCGAGCGCGTCCCCGTCCGGCTTGTCGGGTCGGACGGCGGGTTCGTCGGCGAGGTGCCAGCCCTCCCGGATCTGCTGGATGCGCAGCCGCCGGCCCTTCTCCGCGCAGGGCTTGCACTTGACGGCGAGGGTCGCCCCGCACGGCACTTCCACCACCTCGGTCAGTCCGGTGGCGGTGTCGGTGCGGCGCAACGCGAGGGGGCGGACGCAGACGCCGTGTGACTCGGCGAGTTGCTTGAGCGCGTCCTTGGCGAGGGGCTTGCGCATCCGGTCGGCCCGCGACCCGGGCCGCGGCGGCGTCTGCGTCGGAGTCTCGGGGATGAGGGGGAGTTGGGTCACTGGTCACGCTCCGCGCCGTACGAGGTGCCATTGCGGGCCGTGAACGCCGCCGCGGAGACGGGCACCAGGCCGGGCCGCTGCACCGCCACCGCCACCGGCCGGGCCGGTTCGGTGATGACCGCCTGGTCCTCGTGCACCACGACGGGCCGGTGATCTTCGATCGGGTCGTAGCCGGGTGGCACCTCACCCCGGTCGCCGGCCGACTCCTTGGGGGCCGCCGGGGCGGTGGAGAAGACGAGCTTGGACAGGCCGAGGAACGCCAGCGCGGGTACGGCTGACAGCAGCCACCCGGACGGGCTCGGCTTCGCCACCGCGAGTTGGGCTGCGAGGGACAGGGCGACGGCGCAGACGAGCAGGAACAGCGGGTATCCGACCGGGCCGCCGGTGCGGCGGCGTCGCCGGATGGTCAGCAGCGCCGCGAACGGCAGTAGTTCGGAGATGGCGGCGTTGGCCCAGCCGAACCAGTCTCCGGTACCGGCCGGCGAGTTGTTCATGGTCCAGTCGTGGACGTGGGTGAACGAGGCGGCGCCGGCCAGGCCGCCGGCGGTGAGGACGATGAGCACCAGGGCGAGCCCTTCCACACGTTCGGTGTCGGCCTTCTTCACGGGGTCACCTCCTGGTCGGTGTCGTCGCAGAGGCGGCGGTAGTCGCGGCCGAGTTGGCGGATGTCGTCGTCGGTGAGGTAGGCGAACCGGACCCGGACGGGTTCGCGGACGCCGTCGAGGACCACGAACCCCACCCCCGGCATGGATTCGGGGATGCGGTCGCAGAGGGCTCCCCGGTCGCGGGCGGCGTCGCCGAGGACCATGTCCACCTGTTCCGGTTCGGTCAGCCGCAGTCCGATGCGGGTGGGGAACAGGTCGCGGAATGGCAGTACGTCCTTGCGCGGGTCCTGCAACGCGGCGACCACGTGCACGCCCGCCGCCCGGCCCTGCGACAGCAGCAGGCCGAGTGATTCCTTGATCCGGTCGCGGACCTTCCGATCCGTGATGTAGGCGGTGAGGGCGGCCAGCTCGTCGACGACCAGGACGAGCAACGGCTCCTCCGGCGTCGGCACGTGCTGGCGGGTCACCCCGCGCAGCCGGGCCGCGCGCAGCCGCATCCGCTTCACGGCTTCTTCGAGGACGCCGGCCATGCTGTCCGGGTCGTCGAAGGCGAAGCGGGTGAACAGCGGCACCCCGGCCGCCAACTCCATCCCGCCCTTCGGGTCGAACGCCCACACCTCCACCAGCCCGGAGCGGATACCGCCGGCCAGGGAGCGCAGCAGCGACCACAGCACCGAGCCCTTGCCCGAGCCGGTCGCTCCCGCGATGAGCACATGTGACCCGGCCAGCCGCAACCGGTAGAGCTGGCCGTCCTCGTCGATGCCGAGCGGCAGCGCGTCCAGTTCCGGCACGTCGGCCACCGGCAGCGGTGCCACGACGGCGGCGAGGGGGTCACGGCGCACGAGGCGCACCACCACCCGATCTGGGCGGTCTGTGGAGCGGGCCTGGCCGCTTCGGCGGCGGAAGGCGTAGGCGAGGCGTTCCGCGGCCTGGCCCCAGTCGTCGGGGATCTGCCCTGGCAGCAGTCGGACGGTCAGCTCGTCGCCGTACCGGTCGCACCGCACCCGCAGGAGCTGCGGTACGTAGCGGTCACCGGCGAACGCCGTCGCGAGGCCACAGGTAGCCATCACGGATGCCCACCGCCGGCGGTAGACGAACAGGGCGCGGACGCGGCTGACGAGCGGGTACCAGCCGAACCGCAGCCACGACGACGGATGCCACCGCCACCACCCGGCACAGCCAGCGGCAAGAGTGAGGACGACGCCGGCCAGGACCAGGCCGCCGAACTCCGCCCGGATCCACAGAGCCAGCGCGGCGGGAGCGGTGAGCCACCAGTACCGGACCGCCAGCACACAGGCGCGGAACAGGCCCCGAGCCAGCCACCACAGCACCAACAGCCAACCCGGAACCCGCCACGCGGGAAGACGCACGTTCATCGGCGCCATGGGGATCTTGTCCCCGGGAATCACGTTGATCAGAGGCACAGGTCACCACCCCGAGCCGAACGCCCCAACGTGGCGATGCACGAGTGACACGACATGCGGCGCAGGTCGAACCGGCGCGGCTTCACCCACCGGCAGCAACGGGGGCAACGGATCGCGCACACGCGCGCCGAAGCCGGCGGCAGATGCAGCACCGACCGGACGGCGGCCTCCACCTCCCGGTACGCGTGCCGCACGCCGACCAGACGAGTACGCGACATCAGGACCACCACCCCGACCAGCGGCGGCGCGAGGGGCTCAGGGCAGCAGGAACTACGGTGGGCATGACGCCCTCCTTCATCAGATGAGGGATGGGAGAGCGCGGGACGGGTCGGGACTCTTGGCGGGGAAACGACCCGCCCCGCGCACAACCAGCAGCCGTCAGGCCGCCACCGAGCCCGGGACCACCGACGCCGGACGGATCGAGGTGGCCCGCAGCGAGTACGCCATCCGGGAACGGCAGTCACCCGAGGAACGCCCCGGCTTGCACCGCTGCGAATCGACATACGGCGTGAGGGTCAGACCCTCGAACTTCACCGCCGGCGGATAGCCCGGCACGGTCGACGGCGGCGGAACCGGCTGCTGCGGAGCCACGACCTTGACCTTCACCTCGGTCGACCGACCGAACTTCCCCGCCTCCGGGTCCAGGTCCATCACCCGGACCACCCAGACCCGCTCGCCGGTGTCCTTGTCCCGCGCCTGGTTGTCCGCTTCACCACGGCGGTCGAAGTCGATCTGCGGGGAGACACCGAGGCACAGCGCCCCGGCGGGAAAGACGTACTCGGACGGAACCGGAACCTTCAACGTCATCGGAACCACGTGGACAGCCTCCTAGCCTCACTAGTCGTCTTGCTGACAACCGGTTGATCTAACAAGTTACGCCAGCTTGTAAGTACAAGCAAGGTGGCGGAGAGTCGGATGCACAATGTGGAGAGTTGAAGGGGGCAACTGTGGACGTCGAGGAAATGCTTCCCCGATCGCGAACGCCTCGGGACTACCTGGACTTGGTCACAGACCCGCGCATCGACGCGGCCGGGTTGCGGGTCCTCGCGCGGAGTCGCTACGCCTTCGTTCGCCTAGCTGTCGCTAAGGAGGCACGCGCAGATGTCGCAGCCTTGGACGAGCTGCTCGCTGGCGAGTTTTCCCAGTGGGACCGCAACCACCTCCTGTGGCTTGTCGCTCAACATCCGCAGGCGGGCAGAGGTGTCCTGCTCAGGGTGCTGCAGGAGGTTGCGTTTCATCTGAGCCGACCGGCTGTGCGGCCCTACGCTGCGGCGATCGCTCTCGCTAGGCGGCCTGAACTGGCGGCACACGAGGTGCGGTCCTTGCAACGCCTTCCTTCCGCGTCGAGGAGGATGAGCCGTGGCGTGGAGCGTGCGCTGGCAACCCGGCTGCCGTAGACGTTCAATCGGCGAGGCCGGATGCGGGAGTTCCTGAAGGGCGACTCTGAGGCAGAGCAGTAGCTCAGCTCAGTGCGTAGGTGTCCTCGATCTCGTGGCGGCTGCCCGGCATCACGAGCATCGACGTCATGATCGGATCGCCTGATGCTTGGTAGACGGTAATGACGACGCTCATCACCGGCTCGTCCGCCGGGACGTCCAGGGCGTCGGCCTCGACCGGGCTCACCCGTCGGGCGGTCATTCGTTCGGTGGCGTAGTCAGCGCGCAGGCCCTTGTGGCGCGTGATGAGGTCGAGCAGGCCGCCGGGGATCGGAGCCGGCTTGATGATGTCGGTACCGGCGGCGATGTCCACCGGCACGAACGTGGCGATCAGGTCGACTGGGCCAATCTCCGAGACCGTCCGGCGCCGCCGCTCGTAGACCGGCGTGCCTTCGGGGATCTTCAGCTCGGCCGCGATCCGCGGTGAGGCGAGCACCGGGCCGACGTGCAGGATCTCCGTCTCCCCGGTCTCGTCCAGTTCGACCGCGTCCCGCGCGTACTCGGGAGAGGTGCGACCGGAGGCGGGCCGACCGCGAACGAAGCTGCCCTTGCCCTGCTGCGACTCGATCCAGCCATCCTGCTTGAGGATGCCGAGCGCCTTGAGCACCGTAGGCCGGGACACGCCAAACTCCGTGCAGAGCTGGCTCTCCGACGGTAGGGCCGCGCCAGGCGCGTAGTCGCCGTCTTCAATGCGCTTCCGCAGCGTGTTCAACACGCGCAGGTATTTCGGCGTCGGAATCTCGTACGCCATCGCGGGCCACCCCACCTAGGAACGCTGCATGAGTTACAGCAGCTTATGAGTTGTTTGCTTGACAGGACAAGTTCAGGCGACCGCCGAGCTCAACGGCGAGTTGGATCGCGTGGGGAGAACAGCCGGACGGGTACGAGGATCTGGGTGTACTCGCCCCGCTGGTTGCGCGGTACCACCTTGGTTCCCTCTACCCAGATCCACTGATCGCGGTCGGGGCGGTTGAGCACCAGGCGGACGCCGGTCACACGGAGCATCACTGGGCCGTCGGATGGGCGGTAGCGGTCGGCCGCTTCCACCCGGAGCACTATGCCGAGCCGTACCCGTAGGTCAAACACTGGGCCTCCTTGCCGTCCGCGGCCGAGCCGGCGACGGCACGCTGGATGGGGAACCAATTTGAAGGCCGGCGGTCTGCGCAAAGACGTCCCGCCGCGCCAACGCTTGCCCGTTCGTCGGGTCGATGACGTAGCCGGACAGCCAGATCCAGCCGTCGTACGTCGGCCAATCACGGACCGCAGCCACCCGTAGCCACAGCGCCCGATCGCCGCCGAACTGCACCGACGCGCGGCCGTCGAGGAAGACCAGGTCGCCCGGCTTGGGCGGGCGCAGCGAAACCGGCTGCCGTCTGCGGGGCGCCGGGGTGGGCGGGCTCTCTCGGAACCGGCGTTCGGGTCGCGGTCCCATGCCAGCACCCACCCCGGGCCAGCCTCAGCAGGTCGCCGCGCGACCGGAGCCCGCGCAGTCCATGCAGGACCGCCGAGCCAGGGACCGATTCCGCTCCGACCCCTGCCCCAAGACCCGCACCGCGGACCGCGCAAGGGTGTACTTCCAGCCGGCACCCGAGCAGGATTGGCAGTTGGTCGATACGTTCAGCCCCGTCATGGAGACAGGTTGTGGCACAAACCGCCCAGTGACCCGGAAAATCCTTCCGGGGCCGCAGCCGGTCGAGGGGAGAAGGTGAAACGGTGCACGGGACAACCAACACCCTGACCATCGGCGAGCGCGTCGCCTGGTACCGCCGTCGGCGCGGCCTGTCGCAGGAAGTCCTTGCCGGGCTCATCGGCCGCACCGCTGATTGGCTCGGAAAGGTCGAGAACAACCGCATCGAGCTGGACCGGCTCTCCGTCATCAAGTCTCTCGCCGAGGTCCTGGACGTATCCCTTGGTGACCTGCTCGGCGAACCTGTACTGCTCGACTGGACCGCCGACACGGGCACCGAAACCGTCCCCGCTCTCCGGGCGGCGCTGATGAACTACCGCGCCATCGCCCCGTTCGGCGGCACTCCCCACGACGAACCCCCGACCGTTGCCGTGCTCCGCAAGGACGTCGGCGCGCTCTGGGACGCCTATCAGGACTCCCGATTCGGGTACGTCACCGGCCAACTACCCGAACTACTCCAGCGCGCCCAGGCCGCCGCCGACCACCACGACGGCGACGACCAGGACCAAGCCCGCCGGCTCCTCGGCCTGGCATACCAACTGACCGCGACCCAGCTCACCAAGCTCGGAGAGGCCGACCTCGCCTGGATCGCCGCCGACCGCGGCTTGGCAGCCGTCCGGCCTACCGGTGACCCGCTCATCACCGGCTCCCTGTTCCGATCTGTCGGTCACGCCCTGCACGCCACCGGTCGCTACACCGAAGCCGTACGCCTCACCGAAGACGCCGCCGGCTACCTGGAGCCCCACTTGGCTCATGCCTCGCCGGCCTTGCTCTCCGTCTACGGAACCCTGTTCCTGTCCGGCTCCATGGCAGCCGCTCGTTCCAACGACGCCGGGACCACCCGCACCTTCCTCGCCGCGGCAGAGCATGCCGCCGGCCAGCTCGGGACCGATGCCAACCACCTCTGGACGGCGTTCGGCCCGACCAACGTCGCCATCCACCGCGTCGCCACCGCAGCCGAGCTGGGTGATGTTCAGGTGGCCGTCGACCTCGGCCCGCGCGTTGACACCCGCGGACTCCCGATGGAACGGCGGGTACGGCACGCCCTCGAAGTCGCCCGCGCCTACAGTTCGTGGAACCGCCTCGACGACGCCCAGGCTGTGCTACTCGAAGCCGAACAGATGGCACCCGAGCAAGTGCGGCACCATTTTCTCAGCAGGCAGCTAGCCCTGACCTGGGTCCGCCGACAGCGCAGCAAGCCGCCAGGCGAGCTGGTCGGCC encodes:
- a CDS encoding replication initiator, with protein sequence MTQLPLIPETPTQTPPRPGSRADRMRKPLAKDALKQLAESHGVCVRPLALRRTDTATGLTEVVEVPCGATLAVKCKPCAEKGRRLRIQQIREGWHLADEPAVRPDKPDGDALALVRVRAHLEFEREAVQYQPMTPDERAAQVAEIDAAIAELDEALAETSLRGQLTPKERDERPRRKRSTRRRQDSPDLPRLPVDPRTVGRAYSGRTGKTHRPSMLVTLTLDSHGPVHSHLRRGAYVAPCECGTRHGPHDDVLGTPVDPAGYDYRRAALDAIHFARVLDRWWQNVRRAAGWNVQYAGAVELQRRLAPHAHFAIRGTLPRRLLKQIAAATYHQVWWPPFNEPVYRVDKPPVWDVDRQAYVDPKTRKPLPTWGEALDALEEPDSRPAYVARLGRIDARGIDQGTRDAERSIRYVTKYVTKDLTDQAKPRSDPQKAHFDRLHAELSVLPCSPTCANWLLYGVQPDGVKAGLTPGRCTGKVHQRSTLGFTGRRVLVSRQWSGKTLADHRADNRAWVRAILAGGMADTEDHDQAADDADGSKRYRFELARPEDPDVPPLEHRLLRAISARIRWRTDLDTARLRTTAITPATDQPAALAAYAVEK
- a CDS encoding DUF2637 domain-containing protein → MKKADTERVEGLALVLIVLTAGGLAGAASFTHVHDWTMNNSPAGTGDWFGWANAAISELLPFAALLTIRRRRRTGGPVGYPLFLLVCAVALSLAAQLAVAKPSPSGWLLSAVPALAFLGLSKLVFSTAPAAPKESAGDRGEVPPGYDPIEDHRPVVVHEDQAVITEPARPVAVAVQRPGLVPVSAAAFTARNGTSYGAERDQ
- a CDS encoding FtsK/SpoIIIE domain-containing protein, translating into MNVRLPAWRVPGWLLVLWWLARGLFRACVLAVRYWWLTAPAALALWIRAEFGGLVLAGVVLTLAAGCAGWWRWHPSSWLRFGWYPLVSRVRALFVYRRRWASVMATCGLATAFAGDRYVPQLLRVRCDRYGDELTVRLLPGQIPDDWGQAAERLAYAFRRRSGQARSTDRPDRVVVRLVRRDPLAAVVAPLPVADVPELDALPLGIDEDGQLYRLRLAGSHVLIAGATGSGKGSVLWSLLRSLAGGIRSGLVEVWAFDPKGGMELAAGVPLFTRFAFDDPDSMAGVLEEAVKRMRLRAARLRGVTRQHVPTPEEPLLVLVVDELAALTAYITDRKVRDRIKESLGLLLSQGRAAGVHVVAALQDPRKDVLPFRDLFPTRIGLRLTEPEQVDMVLGDAARDRGALCDRIPESMPGVGFVVLDGVREPVRVRFAYLTDDDIRQLGRDYRRLCDDTDQEVTP
- a CDS encoding GntR family transcriptional regulator; its protein translation is MAYEIPTPKYLRVLNTLRKRIEDGDYAPGAALPSESQLCTEFGVSRPTVLKALGILKQDGWIESQQGKGSFVRGRPASGRTSPEYARDAVELDETGETEILHVGPVLASPRIAAELKIPEGTPVYERRRRTVSEIGPVDLIATFVPVDIAAGTDIIKPAPIPGGLLDLITRHKGLRADYATERMTARRVSPVEADALDVPADEPVMSVVITVYQASGDPIMTSMLVMPGSRHEIEDTYALS
- a CDS encoding helix-turn-helix domain-containing protein, with the translated sequence MHGTTNTLTIGERVAWYRRRRGLSQEVLAGLIGRTADWLGKVENNRIELDRLSVIKSLAEVLDVSLGDLLGEPVLLDWTADTGTETVPALRAALMNYRAIAPFGGTPHDEPPTVAVLRKDVGALWDAYQDSRFGYVTGQLPELLQRAQAAADHHDGDDQDQARRLLGLAYQLTATQLTKLGEADLAWIAADRGLAAVRPTGDPLITGSLFRSVGHALHATGRYTEAVRLTEDAAGYLEPHLAHASPALLSVYGTLFLSGSMAAARSNDAGTTRTFLAAAEHAAGQLGTDANHLWTAFGPTNVAIHRVATAAELGDVQVAVDLGPRVDTRGLPMERRVRHALEVARAYSSWNRLDDAQAVLLEAEQMAPEQVRHHFLSRQLALTWVRRQRSKPPGELVGLARRLKVLD